One Salmo trutta chromosome 19, fSalTru1.1, whole genome shotgun sequence genomic window carries:
- the LOC115154529 gene encoding rho guanine nucleotide exchange factor 9 isoform X3, producing the protein MADRELAFKAGDVIKVLDASNKDWWWGQIDDEEGWFPASFVRVEPHLPQPQTKQVFYINPIAAPRFQNTTTKLWVNQEENTAVETVEGASPSPSEVQNGHADASPSSSDCLGQPAQDRDQMRANIINEIMSTERHYIKHLKDICEGYFRQCKKRRDMFNDDQLRVIFGNIEDIYRFQMGFVRDLEKQYNTEEPHLSEIGPCFLEHQDGFWIYSEYCNNHVDACMELSRLMKDGRYQQFFEACRLVQQMIDIAIDGFLLTPVQKICKYPLQLAELLKYTVQEHSDYRYVAAALAVMRNVTQQINERKRRLENIDKIAQWQASVLDWEGDDILDRSSELVYTGEMSWIYQPYGRSQTRVFFLFDHQMVLCKKDLIRRDILYYKGRINMDRYNVVDAVDGRDDDFNVSVKNAFKLSNKDSDEIHIFLAKKLEEKLRWLRGFHEERKMVQEDEKIGFEISEYQKRQAAMTVRRMTKQKGHRSVPPGYPPPMDPMNPGQYLVGDGMEQSEFQFPEPERCKSPFWQSFSRLTPFRK; encoded by the exons ATGGCCGACAGGGAGTTGGCATTTAAGGCGGGGGATGTAATCAAGGTCCTCGATGCATCAAATAAGGACTGGTGGTGGGGACAGATTGACGATGAAGAAGGATGGTTCCCAGCCAGCTTTGTGAGG GTTGAACCCCACCTACCACAACCTCAAACAAAACAGGTTTTCTATATCAACCCTATAGCAGCTCCAAGGTTCCAAAACACGACTACCAAG CTGTGGGTGAACCAGGAGGAGAACACGGCGGTAGAGACAGTTGAAGGGGCTAGCCCCAGCCCCAGTGAGGTCCAGAACGGCCATGCGGATGCCAGCCCCAGCAGCAGCGACTGCCTGGGCCAGCCCGCCCAGGACAGAGACCAGATGAGGGCCAACATAATCAATGAGATTATGAGCACAGAGCGTCACTACATCAAACACCTGAAGGACATATGTGAG GGTTACTTCCGGCAATGTAAAAAAAGAAGAGACATGTTCAACGACGACCAGTTGAGGGTCATATTTGGGAACATTGAAGATATCTATAGATTTCAAATGGGCTTTGTCAGAGACCTGGAGAAGCAGTACAATACAGAAGAACCTCATCTCAGTGAAATAGGTCCCTGCTTCCTAGAGCAT CAAGATGGCTTTTGGATCTACTCGGAGTACTGTAACAACCACGTGGATGCCTGCATGGAGCTCTCTCGGCTGATGAAGGATGGCCGCTATCAGCAATTCTTCGAGGCGTGTCGCCTGGTGCAGCAGATGATTGACATAGCCATTGACGGTTTCCTGCTCACGCCCGTCCAGAAGATCTGCAAGTACCCTCTGCAGCTGGCAGAGCTGCTCAAGTACACTGTCCAGGAGCACAG TGACTACCGTTATGTCGCGGCAGCGCTGGCCGTAATGAGGAATGTCACTCAGCAGATTAACGAGCGGAAACGTCGCCTGGAAAACATTGACAAGATAGCACAGTGGCAGGCGTCTGTGCTGGACTGGGAG GGGGATGATATTCTAGACAGGAGTTCAGAGCTGGTCTACACTGGGGAGATGTCATGGATCTACCAGCCGTACGGGCGGAGTCAGACTAGGGTCTTCTTCCTGTTCGACCATCAGATGGTTCTGTGTAAAAAG GACTTGATACGACGAGACATTCTGTACTACAAGGGCCGCATCAATATGGACAGGTACAATGTAGTTGATGCTGTAGATGGGCGGGATGATGACTTCAACGTGAGTGTGAAGAACGCGTTCAAGCTGAGTAATAAGGACTCAGACGAGATCCACATTTTCCTGGCCAAGAAGCTGGAGGAGAAACTTCGCTGGCTCAGAGGTTTCCATGAGGAACGCAAGATGGTGCAAGAGGATGAAAAAATAG GGTTTGAGATATCAGAGTATCAGAAGCGGCAAGCGGCAATGACAGTGCGAAGAATGACCAAACAGAAAG GCCATAGGTCTGTGCCCCCTGGATACCCCCCTCCTATGGACCCCATGAATCCAGGACAGTACTTAGTAGGAGACGGCATGGAACAATCAGAATTTCAATTCCCTGAACCTGAAAGGTGCAAGTCTCCCTTCTGGCAGAGCTTCAGCAGGTTAACCCCCTTTAGGAAATAG
- the LOC115154529 gene encoding rho guanine nucleotide exchange factor 9 isoform X1 gives MMMRMMMLISGGSIASAEAVWDHVTMADRELAFKAGDVIKVLDASNKDWWWGQIDDEEGWFPASFVRVEPHLPQPQTKQVFYINPIAAPRFQNTTTKLWVNQEENTAVETVEGASPSPSEVQNGHADASPSSSDCLGQPAQDRDQMRANIINEIMSTERHYIKHLKDICEGYFRQCKKRRDMFNDDQLRVIFGNIEDIYRFQMGFVRDLEKQYNTEEPHLSEIGPCFLEHQDGFWIYSEYCNNHVDACMELSRLMKDGRYQQFFEACRLVQQMIDIAIDGFLLTPVQKICKYPLQLAELLKYTVQEHSDYRYVAAALAVMRNVTQQINERKRRLENIDKIAQWQASVLDWEGDDILDRSSELVYTGEMSWIYQPYGRSQTRVFFLFDHQMVLCKKDLIRRDILYYKGRINMDRYNVVDAVDGRDDDFNVSVKNAFKLSNKDSDEIHIFLAKKLEEKLRWLRGFHEERKMVQEDEKIGFEISEYQKRQAAMTVRRMTKQKGHRSVPPGYPPPMDPMNPGQYLVGDGMEQSEFQFPEPERCKSPFWQSFSRLTPFRK, from the exons atgatgatgaggatgatgatg TTGATCAGTGGAGGCTCCATCGCCAGTGCTGAGGCAGTATGGGATCATGTCACCATGGCCGACAGGGAGTTGGCATTTAAGGCGGGGGATGTAATCAAGGTCCTCGATGCATCAAATAAGGACTGGTGGTGGGGACAGATTGACGATGAAGAAGGATGGTTCCCAGCCAGCTTTGTGAGG GTTGAACCCCACCTACCACAACCTCAAACAAAACAGGTTTTCTATATCAACCCTATAGCAGCTCCAAGGTTCCAAAACACGACTACCAAG CTGTGGGTGAACCAGGAGGAGAACACGGCGGTAGAGACAGTTGAAGGGGCTAGCCCCAGCCCCAGTGAGGTCCAGAACGGCCATGCGGATGCCAGCCCCAGCAGCAGCGACTGCCTGGGCCAGCCCGCCCAGGACAGAGACCAGATGAGGGCCAACATAATCAATGAGATTATGAGCACAGAGCGTCACTACATCAAACACCTGAAGGACATATGTGAG GGTTACTTCCGGCAATGTAAAAAAAGAAGAGACATGTTCAACGACGACCAGTTGAGGGTCATATTTGGGAACATTGAAGATATCTATAGATTTCAAATGGGCTTTGTCAGAGACCTGGAGAAGCAGTACAATACAGAAGAACCTCATCTCAGTGAAATAGGTCCCTGCTTCCTAGAGCAT CAAGATGGCTTTTGGATCTACTCGGAGTACTGTAACAACCACGTGGATGCCTGCATGGAGCTCTCTCGGCTGATGAAGGATGGCCGCTATCAGCAATTCTTCGAGGCGTGTCGCCTGGTGCAGCAGATGATTGACATAGCCATTGACGGTTTCCTGCTCACGCCCGTCCAGAAGATCTGCAAGTACCCTCTGCAGCTGGCAGAGCTGCTCAAGTACACTGTCCAGGAGCACAG TGACTACCGTTATGTCGCGGCAGCGCTGGCCGTAATGAGGAATGTCACTCAGCAGATTAACGAGCGGAAACGTCGCCTGGAAAACATTGACAAGATAGCACAGTGGCAGGCGTCTGTGCTGGACTGGGAG GGGGATGATATTCTAGACAGGAGTTCAGAGCTGGTCTACACTGGGGAGATGTCATGGATCTACCAGCCGTACGGGCGGAGTCAGACTAGGGTCTTCTTCCTGTTCGACCATCAGATGGTTCTGTGTAAAAAG GACTTGATACGACGAGACATTCTGTACTACAAGGGCCGCATCAATATGGACAGGTACAATGTAGTTGATGCTGTAGATGGGCGGGATGATGACTTCAACGTGAGTGTGAAGAACGCGTTCAAGCTGAGTAATAAGGACTCAGACGAGATCCACATTTTCCTGGCCAAGAAGCTGGAGGAGAAACTTCGCTGGCTCAGAGGTTTCCATGAGGAACGCAAGATGGTGCAAGAGGATGAAAAAATAG GGTTTGAGATATCAGAGTATCAGAAGCGGCAAGCGGCAATGACAGTGCGAAGAATGACCAAACAGAAAG GCCATAGGTCTGTGCCCCCTGGATACCCCCCTCCTATGGACCCCATGAATCCAGGACAGTACTTAGTAGGAGACGGCATGGAACAATCAGAATTTCAATTCCCTGAACCTGAAAGGTGCAAGTCTCCCTTCTGGCAGAGCTTCAGCAGGTTAACCCCCTTTAGGAAATAG
- the gab3 gene encoding GRB2-associated-binding protein 3 isoform X2, which produces MSAGDVVCTGWLIKSPPEKKLKRYAWRRRWFVLQRGRMSGNPDVLEYYRNKTSKKPIRTIDLRECEVQMQTEQRLVKREFQNQHLFVVKTSSRMFYLVAKTEEEMNSWVSQIREICHFGPLRMDDGTESEEGFSHNPTSQQPSPALSRNMSFTSNHDFMAYGNSRVEMPSLMNPNHPMDYLFLSQCETGRFRIFRCDSFSNSERSLEQNSSDATTEDVFSSPDPSRSPFPHTGPSPSPFPHIRMHDPPFSAPCGPTSSSSSPRNLNRTPDIFQFDKPYSSAILEVTTDGLTPPPLPPKSIHLSEHLIDEGSHRPLDGIGQQLTGQPALIPRRISLSGLPDHFRRDIEGSALRSRNKRLSLNLPRFIATQSPNCHEDSYVPMASPPVCVGEGVSDGYIPMSPTTISFLKANGKTEAPLAPTPFPTAGLPGDLEPPPINRDLKPRRRARPPPLDLRGLSTIRECPTHMPLIRTMTEPGNSLQVLLERRQGQLGIKGDQEASSIPTESRQLFFSTNEGATQPWLRRSNLDYLSLDFNSASPSPVQKKPLLADEHRVDYVQVDEKKTQALQNTKMEWKDVRQSKV; this is translated from the exons ATGAGTGCAGGGGATGTGGTCTGCACTGGCTGGCTCATCAAATCTCCCCCTGAGAAGAAACTAAAGAGATAC GCATGGAGGAGACGTTGGTTTGTTCTTCAAAGAGGACGTATGAGTGGGAACCCAGATGTGTTGGAGTACTACCGAAACAAGACCTCAAAGAAGCCCATCCGCACCATCGACCTGAGAGAGTGTGAGGTTCAGATGCAGACGGAGCAACGCCTGGTCAAAAGGGAGTTCCAGAACCAGCACCTCTTTGTTGTCAAGACTTCGTCTCGCATGTTCTACCTGGTGGCCAAGACTGAGGAGGAGATGAACAGTTGGGTCAGTCAGATCAGGGAGATCTGTCACTTTGGACCTCTGAGAATGGATGATGGGACAG AATCAGAGGAAGGTTTTTCGCACAACCCAACCTCCCAGCAGCCTTCACCTGCTCTCTCCCGAAATATGTCATTCACTTCCAACCATGACTTCATGGCCTATGGCAACAGCAGAGTTGAGATGCCCAGCCTGATGAATCCCAACCATCCAATGGACTACCTCTTCCTCTCACAGTGTGAGACAGGGAGGTTCAGAATCTTTAG ATGTGACAGCTTTTCAAACTCTGAGCGATCTCTGGAACAGAATTCATCAGACGCTACTACAGAAGATGTCTTCTCTTCACCTGATCCTTCTCGGTCTCCCTTTCCCCACACTGGACCATCTCCATCCCCCTTCCCCCACATAAGGATGCATGATCCTCCTTTCAGCGCCCCATGTGGCCCCAcgtcatcctcttcctctcctcgaAATCTCAACCGTACACCCGACATCTTCCAGTTTGACAAGCCATATTCTTCTGCCATATTGGAGGTAACTACTGATGGACTAACTCCCCCTCCTCTGCCCCCCAAGTCTATCCACCTCTCCGAGCATCTTATTGATGAGGGCTCCCATAGGCCTCTGGATGGGATTGGGCAGCAGCTCACAGGCCAACCTGCACTCATCCCCCGGAGGATCTCTCTGTCAGGCCTGCCAGACCACTTCAGAAGAG ACATTGAGGGGAGTGCACTGAGGAGCAGGAACAAAAGGCTCAGTCTTAATTTG CCACGTTTCATTGCCACTCAAAGTCCAAACTGCCACGAGGACTCGTACGTGCCTATGGCCTCTCCACCTGTCTGTGTTGGTGAAGGTGTATCAGACGGCTACATCCCTATGAGCCCCACTACAATCAGCTTCCTCAAGGCTAATGGCAAAACAGAGGCCCCTCTCGCTCCCACCCCCTTTCCCACTGCAGGTCTACCTGGGGATTTAGAACCACCTCCAATCAACAGGGATCTCAAACCACGCAGGAGAG CCCGGCCTCCACCACTAGACCTGAGGGGCCTGTCCACTATAAGAGAATGTCCAACTCATATGCCTCTGATCAGAACCATGACAGAGCCAGG AAATTCACTGCAAGTCCTACTGGAGAGAAGACAAGGACAACTGGGAATTAAAGGAGACCAAGAAGCCAGCAGCATTCCAACA GAGTCAAGGCAGCTGTTCTTCTCTACAAACGAGGGAGCCACCCAGCCGTGGCTTAGGAGATCAAACCTGGACTACCTTTCACTGGATTTCAATTCCGCATCCCCGTCTCCTGTGCAAAAG AAGCCCCTCCTTGCTGATGAACACAGGGTGGACTATGTGCAGGTGGATGAGAAGAAGACTCAGGCCCTGCAGAACACTAAAATGGAGTGGAAGGATGTCCGGCAGTCTAAAGTGTAG
- the gab3 gene encoding GRB2-associated-binding protein 3 isoform X1, whose amino-acid sequence MSAGDVVCTGWLIKSPPEKKLKRYAWRRRWFVLQRGRMSGNPDVLEYYRNKTSKKPIRTIDLRECEVQMQTEQRLVKREFQNQHLFVVKTSSRMFYLVAKTEEEMNSWVSQIREICHFGPLRMDDGTESEEGFSHNPTSQQPSPALSRNMSFTSNHDFMAYGNSRVEMPSLMNPNHPMDYLFLSQCETGRFRIFRCDSFSNSERSLEQNSSDATTEDVFSSPDPSRSPFPHTGPSPSPFPHIRMHDPPFSAPCGPTSSSSSPRNLNRTPDIFQFDKPYSSAILEVTTDGLTPPPLPPKSIHLSEHLIDEGSHRPLDGIGQQLTGQPALIPRRISLSGLPDHFRREDIEGSALRSRNKRLSLNLPRFIATQSPNCHEDSYVPMASPPVCVGEGVSDGYIPMSPTTISFLKANGKTEAPLAPTPFPTAGLPGDLEPPPINRDLKPRRRARPPPLDLRGLSTIRECPTHMPLIRTMTEPGNSLQVLLERRQGQLGIKGDQEASSIPTESRQLFFSTNEGATQPWLRRSNLDYLSLDFNSASPSPVQKKPLLADEHRVDYVQVDEKKTQALQNTKMEWKDVRQSKV is encoded by the exons ATGAGTGCAGGGGATGTGGTCTGCACTGGCTGGCTCATCAAATCTCCCCCTGAGAAGAAACTAAAGAGATAC GCATGGAGGAGACGTTGGTTTGTTCTTCAAAGAGGACGTATGAGTGGGAACCCAGATGTGTTGGAGTACTACCGAAACAAGACCTCAAAGAAGCCCATCCGCACCATCGACCTGAGAGAGTGTGAGGTTCAGATGCAGACGGAGCAACGCCTGGTCAAAAGGGAGTTCCAGAACCAGCACCTCTTTGTTGTCAAGACTTCGTCTCGCATGTTCTACCTGGTGGCCAAGACTGAGGAGGAGATGAACAGTTGGGTCAGTCAGATCAGGGAGATCTGTCACTTTGGACCTCTGAGAATGGATGATGGGACAG AATCAGAGGAAGGTTTTTCGCACAACCCAACCTCCCAGCAGCCTTCACCTGCTCTCTCCCGAAATATGTCATTCACTTCCAACCATGACTTCATGGCCTATGGCAACAGCAGAGTTGAGATGCCCAGCCTGATGAATCCCAACCATCCAATGGACTACCTCTTCCTCTCACAGTGTGAGACAGGGAGGTTCAGAATCTTTAG ATGTGACAGCTTTTCAAACTCTGAGCGATCTCTGGAACAGAATTCATCAGACGCTACTACAGAAGATGTCTTCTCTTCACCTGATCCTTCTCGGTCTCCCTTTCCCCACACTGGACCATCTCCATCCCCCTTCCCCCACATAAGGATGCATGATCCTCCTTTCAGCGCCCCATGTGGCCCCAcgtcatcctcttcctctcctcgaAATCTCAACCGTACACCCGACATCTTCCAGTTTGACAAGCCATATTCTTCTGCCATATTGGAGGTAACTACTGATGGACTAACTCCCCCTCCTCTGCCCCCCAAGTCTATCCACCTCTCCGAGCATCTTATTGATGAGGGCTCCCATAGGCCTCTGGATGGGATTGGGCAGCAGCTCACAGGCCAACCTGCACTCATCCCCCGGAGGATCTCTCTGTCAGGCCTGCCAGACCACTTCAGAAGAG AAGACATTGAGGGGAGTGCACTGAGGAGCAGGAACAAAAGGCTCAGTCTTAATTTG CCACGTTTCATTGCCACTCAAAGTCCAAACTGCCACGAGGACTCGTACGTGCCTATGGCCTCTCCACCTGTCTGTGTTGGTGAAGGTGTATCAGACGGCTACATCCCTATGAGCCCCACTACAATCAGCTTCCTCAAGGCTAATGGCAAAACAGAGGCCCCTCTCGCTCCCACCCCCTTTCCCACTGCAGGTCTACCTGGGGATTTAGAACCACCTCCAATCAACAGGGATCTCAAACCACGCAGGAGAG CCCGGCCTCCACCACTAGACCTGAGGGGCCTGTCCACTATAAGAGAATGTCCAACTCATATGCCTCTGATCAGAACCATGACAGAGCCAGG AAATTCACTGCAAGTCCTACTGGAGAGAAGACAAGGACAACTGGGAATTAAAGGAGACCAAGAAGCCAGCAGCATTCCAACA GAGTCAAGGCAGCTGTTCTTCTCTACAAACGAGGGAGCCACCCAGCCGTGGCTTAGGAGATCAAACCTGGACTACCTTTCACTGGATTTCAATTCCGCATCCCCGTCTCCTGTGCAAAAG AAGCCCCTCCTTGCTGATGAACACAGGGTGGACTATGTGCAGGTGGATGAGAAGAAGACTCAGGCCCTGCAGAACACTAAAATGGAGTGGAAGGATGTCCGGCAGTCTAAAGTGTAG
- the LOC115154529 gene encoding rho guanine nucleotide exchange factor 9 isoform X2: MALLISGGSIASAEAVWDHVTMADRELAFKAGDVIKVLDASNKDWWWGQIDDEEGWFPASFVRVEPHLPQPQTKQVFYINPIAAPRFQNTTTKLWVNQEENTAVETVEGASPSPSEVQNGHADASPSSSDCLGQPAQDRDQMRANIINEIMSTERHYIKHLKDICEGYFRQCKKRRDMFNDDQLRVIFGNIEDIYRFQMGFVRDLEKQYNTEEPHLSEIGPCFLEHQDGFWIYSEYCNNHVDACMELSRLMKDGRYQQFFEACRLVQQMIDIAIDGFLLTPVQKICKYPLQLAELLKYTVQEHSDYRYVAAALAVMRNVTQQINERKRRLENIDKIAQWQASVLDWEGDDILDRSSELVYTGEMSWIYQPYGRSQTRVFFLFDHQMVLCKKDLIRRDILYYKGRINMDRYNVVDAVDGRDDDFNVSVKNAFKLSNKDSDEIHIFLAKKLEEKLRWLRGFHEERKMVQEDEKIGFEISEYQKRQAAMTVRRMTKQKGHRSVPPGYPPPMDPMNPGQYLVGDGMEQSEFQFPEPERCKSPFWQSFSRLTPFRK, encoded by the exons ATGGCGCTG TTGATCAGTGGAGGCTCCATCGCCAGTGCTGAGGCAGTATGGGATCATGTCACCATGGCCGACAGGGAGTTGGCATTTAAGGCGGGGGATGTAATCAAGGTCCTCGATGCATCAAATAAGGACTGGTGGTGGGGACAGATTGACGATGAAGAAGGATGGTTCCCAGCCAGCTTTGTGAGG GTTGAACCCCACCTACCACAACCTCAAACAAAACAGGTTTTCTATATCAACCCTATAGCAGCTCCAAGGTTCCAAAACACGACTACCAAG CTGTGGGTGAACCAGGAGGAGAACACGGCGGTAGAGACAGTTGAAGGGGCTAGCCCCAGCCCCAGTGAGGTCCAGAACGGCCATGCGGATGCCAGCCCCAGCAGCAGCGACTGCCTGGGCCAGCCCGCCCAGGACAGAGACCAGATGAGGGCCAACATAATCAATGAGATTATGAGCACAGAGCGTCACTACATCAAACACCTGAAGGACATATGTGAG GGTTACTTCCGGCAATGTAAAAAAAGAAGAGACATGTTCAACGACGACCAGTTGAGGGTCATATTTGGGAACATTGAAGATATCTATAGATTTCAAATGGGCTTTGTCAGAGACCTGGAGAAGCAGTACAATACAGAAGAACCTCATCTCAGTGAAATAGGTCCCTGCTTCCTAGAGCAT CAAGATGGCTTTTGGATCTACTCGGAGTACTGTAACAACCACGTGGATGCCTGCATGGAGCTCTCTCGGCTGATGAAGGATGGCCGCTATCAGCAATTCTTCGAGGCGTGTCGCCTGGTGCAGCAGATGATTGACATAGCCATTGACGGTTTCCTGCTCACGCCCGTCCAGAAGATCTGCAAGTACCCTCTGCAGCTGGCAGAGCTGCTCAAGTACACTGTCCAGGAGCACAG TGACTACCGTTATGTCGCGGCAGCGCTGGCCGTAATGAGGAATGTCACTCAGCAGATTAACGAGCGGAAACGTCGCCTGGAAAACATTGACAAGATAGCACAGTGGCAGGCGTCTGTGCTGGACTGGGAG GGGGATGATATTCTAGACAGGAGTTCAGAGCTGGTCTACACTGGGGAGATGTCATGGATCTACCAGCCGTACGGGCGGAGTCAGACTAGGGTCTTCTTCCTGTTCGACCATCAGATGGTTCTGTGTAAAAAG GACTTGATACGACGAGACATTCTGTACTACAAGGGCCGCATCAATATGGACAGGTACAATGTAGTTGATGCTGTAGATGGGCGGGATGATGACTTCAACGTGAGTGTGAAGAACGCGTTCAAGCTGAGTAATAAGGACTCAGACGAGATCCACATTTTCCTGGCCAAGAAGCTGGAGGAGAAACTTCGCTGGCTCAGAGGTTTCCATGAGGAACGCAAGATGGTGCAAGAGGATGAAAAAATAG GGTTTGAGATATCAGAGTATCAGAAGCGGCAAGCGGCAATGACAGTGCGAAGAATGACCAAACAGAAAG GCCATAGGTCTGTGCCCCCTGGATACCCCCCTCCTATGGACCCCATGAATCCAGGACAGTACTTAGTAGGAGACGGCATGGAACAATCAGAATTTCAATTCCCTGAACCTGAAAGGTGCAAGTCTCCCTTCTGGCAGAGCTTCAGCAGGTTAACCCCCTTTAGGAAATAG
- the LOC115154529 gene encoding rho guanine nucleotide exchange factor 9 isoform X4, whose amino-acid sequence MMMRMMMLISGGSIASAEAVWDHVTMADRELAFKAGDVIKVLDASNKDWWWGQIDDEEGWFPASFVRLWVNQEENTAVETVEGASPSPSEVQNGHADASPSSSDCLGQPAQDRDQMRANIINEIMSTERHYIKHLKDICEGYFRQCKKRRDMFNDDQLRVIFGNIEDIYRFQMGFVRDLEKQYNTEEPHLSEIGPCFLEHQDGFWIYSEYCNNHVDACMELSRLMKDGRYQQFFEACRLVQQMIDIAIDGFLLTPVQKICKYPLQLAELLKYTVQEHSDYRYVAAALAVMRNVTQQINERKRRLENIDKIAQWQASVLDWEGDDILDRSSELVYTGEMSWIYQPYGRSQTRVFFLFDHQMVLCKKDLIRRDILYYKGRINMDRYNVVDAVDGRDDDFNVSVKNAFKLSNKDSDEIHIFLAKKLEEKLRWLRGFHEERKMVQEDEKIGFEISEYQKRQAAMTVRRMTKQKGHRSVPPGYPPPMDPMNPGQYLVGDGMEQSEFQFPEPERCKSPFWQSFSRLTPFRK is encoded by the exons atgatgatgaggatgatgatg TTGATCAGTGGAGGCTCCATCGCCAGTGCTGAGGCAGTATGGGATCATGTCACCATGGCCGACAGGGAGTTGGCATTTAAGGCGGGGGATGTAATCAAGGTCCTCGATGCATCAAATAAGGACTGGTGGTGGGGACAGATTGACGATGAAGAAGGATGGTTCCCAGCCAGCTTTGTGAGG CTGTGGGTGAACCAGGAGGAGAACACGGCGGTAGAGACAGTTGAAGGGGCTAGCCCCAGCCCCAGTGAGGTCCAGAACGGCCATGCGGATGCCAGCCCCAGCAGCAGCGACTGCCTGGGCCAGCCCGCCCAGGACAGAGACCAGATGAGGGCCAACATAATCAATGAGATTATGAGCACAGAGCGTCACTACATCAAACACCTGAAGGACATATGTGAG GGTTACTTCCGGCAATGTAAAAAAAGAAGAGACATGTTCAACGACGACCAGTTGAGGGTCATATTTGGGAACATTGAAGATATCTATAGATTTCAAATGGGCTTTGTCAGAGACCTGGAGAAGCAGTACAATACAGAAGAACCTCATCTCAGTGAAATAGGTCCCTGCTTCCTAGAGCAT CAAGATGGCTTTTGGATCTACTCGGAGTACTGTAACAACCACGTGGATGCCTGCATGGAGCTCTCTCGGCTGATGAAGGATGGCCGCTATCAGCAATTCTTCGAGGCGTGTCGCCTGGTGCAGCAGATGATTGACATAGCCATTGACGGTTTCCTGCTCACGCCCGTCCAGAAGATCTGCAAGTACCCTCTGCAGCTGGCAGAGCTGCTCAAGTACACTGTCCAGGAGCACAG TGACTACCGTTATGTCGCGGCAGCGCTGGCCGTAATGAGGAATGTCACTCAGCAGATTAACGAGCGGAAACGTCGCCTGGAAAACATTGACAAGATAGCACAGTGGCAGGCGTCTGTGCTGGACTGGGAG GGGGATGATATTCTAGACAGGAGTTCAGAGCTGGTCTACACTGGGGAGATGTCATGGATCTACCAGCCGTACGGGCGGAGTCAGACTAGGGTCTTCTTCCTGTTCGACCATCAGATGGTTCTGTGTAAAAAG GACTTGATACGACGAGACATTCTGTACTACAAGGGCCGCATCAATATGGACAGGTACAATGTAGTTGATGCTGTAGATGGGCGGGATGATGACTTCAACGTGAGTGTGAAGAACGCGTTCAAGCTGAGTAATAAGGACTCAGACGAGATCCACATTTTCCTGGCCAAGAAGCTGGAGGAGAAACTTCGCTGGCTCAGAGGTTTCCATGAGGAACGCAAGATGGTGCAAGAGGATGAAAAAATAG GGTTTGAGATATCAGAGTATCAGAAGCGGCAAGCGGCAATGACAGTGCGAAGAATGACCAAACAGAAAG GCCATAGGTCTGTGCCCCCTGGATACCCCCCTCCTATGGACCCCATGAATCCAGGACAGTACTTAGTAGGAGACGGCATGGAACAATCAGAATTTCAATTCCCTGAACCTGAAAGGTGCAAGTCTCCCTTCTGGCAGAGCTTCAGCAGGTTAACCCCCTTTAGGAAATAG